One genomic window of Daphnia pulex isolate KAP4 chromosome 10, ASM2113471v1 includes the following:
- the LOC124204370 gene encoding mitochondrial basic amino acids transporter-like isoform X2 encodes MSSPIYTAALVNATFFGVYGGTVKVMLKFSEKPVNSVPEYKTVAAAGMVAGTVQLLVCCPVDLVKIKLQTGSSAVNGPMPKTNGSLNASPIASKPFKGPIDCLMTMYKTQGIRGWYKGLVPMFWRDGPSYGLYMFLYELILREGKEKYSTSGLGEGLLALIAGGVTGTVTWVSVLPIDVVKSRIQADCVVNPKYRGMLDCIRVSYRAEGWRVFFRGFYAIAFRAMIVNAATFFVYQSTLTHLTAAQT; translated from the exons ATGAGCTCCCCAATTTATACAGCAGCTTTGGTCAATGCCACCTTTTTTGGAGTGTACGGTGGAACTGTCAAAGTCATGTTGAAGTTCTCTGAGAAACCTGTCAACAGCGTGCCAGAATATAAAACTGTTGCAGCTGCTGGGATGGTGGCCGGCACTGTGCAACTGTTGGTTTGCTGCCCTGTGGATCTAGTCAAAATCAAGCTGCAAACAGGAtcaa GTGCTGTGAATGGTCCCATGCCAAAGACAAATGGCTCTTTAAATGCTAGTCCTATTGCTAGTAAACCATTCAAAGGGCCAATTGATTGCTTAATGACAATGTATAAAACACAGGGCATTAGGGGATGGTATAAAGGTCTTGTCCCCATGTTTTGGAG GGACGGTCCATCTTACGGCCTGTATATGTTCCTTTACGAATTGATTTTACGAGAGGGCAAAGAGAAATACTCGACAAGCGGATTGGGTGAAGGATTATTGGCTTTGATTGCCGGGGGTGTAACTG GAACTGTAACTTGGGTTTCAGTCCTGCCGATTGACGTCGTCAAGTCCCGCATCCAGGCGGATTGCGTCGTTAATCCAAAGTACCGCGGAATGTTGGACTGCATACGAGTTTCCTACAGGGCCGAAGGTTGGCGCGTCTTCTTTCGCGGATTCTACGCTATCGCATTTCGCGCAATGATCGTAAACGCGGCCACATTTTTCGTCTATCAAAGTACCTTGACGCATTTGACCGCAGCGCAGACGTGA
- the LOC124204370 gene encoding mitochondrial basic amino acids transporter-like isoform X1: MDVWTDFFAGCCGGIAGTFFGHPIDTVKVRQQTHPHGQLSTRHCVQLALKNEGVTGLFKGMSSPIYTAALVNATFFGVYGGTVKVMLKFSEKPVNSVPEYKTVAAAGMVAGTVQLLVCCPVDLVKIKLQTGSSAVNGPMPKTNGSLNASPIASKPFKGPIDCLMTMYKTQGIRGWYKGLVPMFWRDGPSYGLYMFLYELILREGKEKYSTSGLGEGLLALIAGGVTGTVTWVSVLPIDVVKSRIQADCVVNPKYRGMLDCIRVSYRAEGWRVFFRGFYAIAFRAMIVNAATFFVYQSTLTHLTAAQT; encoded by the exons ATGGACGTCTGGACGGATTTCTTCGCGGGGTGTTGCGGTG GGATCGCGGGAACGTTTTTTGGCCATCCTATTGACACTGTCAAGGTGCGACAGCAAACTCATCCCCATGGACAACTGAGCACACGTCACTGCGTTCAATtggctttgaaaaatgaagga GTCACTGGATTATTCAAAGGGATGAGCTCCCCAATTTATACAGCAGCTTTGGTCAATGCCACCTTTTTTGGAGTGTACGGTGGAACTGTCAAAGTCATGTTGAAGTTCTCTGAGAAACCTGTCAACAGCGTGCCAGAATATAAAACTGTTGCAGCTGCTGGGATGGTGGCCGGCACTGTGCAACTGTTGGTTTGCTGCCCTGTGGATCTAGTCAAAATCAAGCTGCAAACAGGAtcaa GTGCTGTGAATGGTCCCATGCCAAAGACAAATGGCTCTTTAAATGCTAGTCCTATTGCTAGTAAACCATTCAAAGGGCCAATTGATTGCTTAATGACAATGTATAAAACACAGGGCATTAGGGGATGGTATAAAGGTCTTGTCCCCATGTTTTGGAG GGACGGTCCATCTTACGGCCTGTATATGTTCCTTTACGAATTGATTTTACGAGAGGGCAAAGAGAAATACTCGACAAGCGGATTGGGTGAAGGATTATTGGCTTTGATTGCCGGGGGTGTAACTG GAACTGTAACTTGGGTTTCAGTCCTGCCGATTGACGTCGTCAAGTCCCGCATCCAGGCGGATTGCGTCGTTAATCCAAAGTACCGCGGAATGTTGGACTGCATACGAGTTTCCTACAGGGCCGAAGGTTGGCGCGTCTTCTTTCGCGGATTCTACGCTATCGCATTTCGCGCAATGATCGTAAACGCGGCCACATTTTTCGTCTATCAAAGTACCTTGACGCATTTGACCGCAGCGCAGACGTGA